In the Kribbella sp. NBC_00482 genome, one interval contains:
- a CDS encoding DUF2630 family protein, with protein sequence MSDDKSIFSRIDDLVAEEHELRTKHAAGQVNDADEHARLRALEVELDQCWDLLRQRRAKREFGENPDDAAARSSDTVEGYLN encoded by the coding sequence ATGAGCGACGACAAGAGCATCTTCAGCCGGATCGACGACCTGGTGGCCGAGGAGCACGAGCTGCGGACCAAGCACGCGGCGGGACAGGTGAACGACGCCGACGAGCACGCCCGCCTCCGGGCGCTCGAGGTCGAGCTGGACCAGTGCTGGGACCTGCTCCGCCAGCGCCGCGCCAAGCGCGAGTTCGGCGAGAACCCCGACGACGCCGCCGCCCGCTCCAGCGACACCGTCGAGGGCTACCTCAACTAG